In Hevea brasiliensis isolate MT/VB/25A 57/8 chromosome 13, ASM3005281v1, whole genome shotgun sequence, a single genomic region encodes these proteins:
- the LOC110646967 gene encoding probable disease resistance protein At1g15890, which translates to MGNVFQIQFGDALIDRCWDCIAGQVLYLCQFEDYLQDLETARDKLQELMNDVMRMVISEETPQTVKLDREGGWLSWVDATIIEVNALLNRATQERQKLCIASYCSENYKSSYMFGKSVCRSFKHVVALMSEGEFKEMVIRAPAVQLQADLEALRTAKQELWALKEDVKRKITLEEGQQKKALQQVQLWVSMAEAIITEAEELGRDGTQQIQKLLEGYIFNYMFVGRVAKKLEDVIAVKDKGDFKEVVEWALPEPVVIRNFKPTVGTETTLDEAWSCLMGDQVEILSMYGMGGVGKTTILTQINHRFAFALNDFDVVIWVIVFKDLSLRRLIADLKKNDFFDEKWEKKSIGKKEDIFHVLSGKKFVLLLDDIWQRVELGEIGVALATRKNRCKIVFTTCSHRVGRQMEAEKMIKVNRFDWEEAWALFKEKLGILILILFLLLRLLLRSVKGCQSHLLTLIEPCPVELQWKNGSMLLRY; encoded by the coding sequence ATGGGTAATGTCTTTCAGATTCAATTTGGTGATGCCTTGATCGATCGTTGCTGGGATTGCATTGCTGGACAAGTTCTTTATCTATGTCAGTTTGAAGATTATCTTCAAGATCTTGAGACTGCAAGAGATAAATTACAAGAGTTGATGAACGATGTGATGCGGATGGTTATCAGTGAGGAAACACCACAAACAGTGAAGCTGGATCGAGAAGGAGGGTGGCTTTCTTGGGTGGATGCTACAATTATTGAAGTTAATGCTCTCCTCAACAGAGCTACACAAGAAAGACAGAAATTGTGTATCGCAAGCTATTGCTCCGAGAACTACAAATCCAGCTACATGTTTGGGAAAAGTGTTTGCAGAAGTTTCAAACATGTGGTTGCTTTGATGAGCGAAGGTGAATTCAAAGAAATGGTTATCAGGGCCCCTGCTGTTCAACTTCAAGCTGATCTCGAAGCTTTAAGGACTGCAAAACAAGAATTATGGGCTTTAAAGGAGGATGTGAAGCGAAAGATTACCTTGGAGGAAGGACAACAAAAGAAGGCGCTGCAACAAGTTCAATTGTGGGTTTCAATGGCGGAAGCGATAATAACAGAAGCAGAGGAGCTCGGAAGAGATGGCACACAACAAATTCAGAAATTGCTAGAGGGTTATATTTTCAATTACATGTTCGTGGGAAGGGTTGCCAAAAAATTAGAAGATGTGATTGCTGTAAAAGACAAAGGAGATTTTAAGGAAGTGGTTGAGTGGGCACTTCCAGAACCAGTGGTAATAAGAAATTTTAAGCCAACAGTGGGCACTGAAACTACTTTAGACGAGGCATGGAGTTGTCTCATGGGAGATCAAGTGGAAATTCTAAGCATGTATGGTATGGGAGGAGTAGGCAAAACTACCATCCTGACTCAAATCAACCACAGATTTGCCTTTGCACTCAATGATTTTGATGTTGTGATTTGGGTTATTGTTTTTAAAGATCTAAGCCTGAGAAGATTAATAGCAGATTTGAAAAAAAATGACTTTTTTGATgagaaatgggaaaagaaaagcaTCGGTAAGAAAGAGGACATATTCCATGTATTGAGCGGAAAGAAATTTGTATTATTGTTAGATGACATATGGCAGCGAGTTGAACTAGGAGAAATTGGGGTTGCTTTAGCTACAAGAAAAAACAGATGCAAGATAGTATTCACAACATGCTCCCATAGGGTAGGTAGGCAAATGGAAGCTGAAAAGATGATAAAAGTGAATCGCTTTGATTGGGAAGAAGCTTGGGCGTTGTTTAAAGAGAAGTTGGGGATATTGATCTTGATATTGTTCCTCCTGCTCAGACTGTTGCTAAGGAGTGTAAAGGGTTGCCAATCGCATTTATTAACATTGATAGAGCCATGTCCAGTAGAATTACAATGGAAGAATGGAAGCATGCTCTTGAGGTACTAA
- the LOC110672921 gene encoding rust resistance kinase Lr10 has translation MSYSFQDDFDKSQQDAESTFNNFAEQVNSTMKWGLTESIVMGVVITVAIVAIVYAIIDCLKKAGSAIPEYARISTSDKIDKASTEHVAITVTEPEFPVIRDSQVQYATMERFLSNIAREKPIRFSPQQIQEFTSNCSNLLGSGAYGVVFKGELPNGVPVAVKVLTNHSNNKKVEEQFMAEVGTIGRTYHANLVRLYGFCFDPSLMALVYEYMENGSLNKLLFNEMREIEWQKLHEIAIGTAKGIAYLHEDCQQRIIHYDIKPENILLDNSLNPKVADFGLAKLCNRESNEVTLSGGRGTLGYSAPEVWNRSHPVTHKCDVYSFGILLFEIVGRRRHFDDNLNESRQWLPKWTWDMYKNNELELMLSLCGIEQKDKEKAERMVVVALQCIQHSPDARPLMSDVVKMLEGSMEVLQQPQNPFDYLESNRLNIAFFTGSDEDSSTQSSALTRHISEPAYLVTRHEMEIELAATS, from the exons ATGAGTTACTCATTCCAAGATGACTTTGATAAATCCCAACAAGATGCAGAGAGTACTTTTAACAACTTTGCTGAACAGGTCAATTCAACCATGAAATGGGGATTAACAGAATCCATTG TCATGGGGGTGGTGATAACTGTAGCAATTGTAGCCATAGTTTATGCCATCATTGACTGCCTGAAGAAAGCAGGAAGTGCAATTCCTGAATATGCCAGGATTTCTACCAGTGATAAAATAGATAAAGCTTCAACTGAGCACGTGGCAATAACAGTAACGGAGCCTGAATTCCCAGTGATTAGAGATTCACAGGTTCAGTATGCAACAATGGAGAGATTCCTTAGTAATATTGCAAGAGAGAAACCCATCAGGTTTTCGCCTCAGCAGATTCAAGAATTCACCAGTAATTGCTCCAACCTGTTGGGCTCAGGAGCTTATGGAGTAGTCTTTAAAGGAGAGCTCCCAAATGGAGTTCCTGTAGCTGTAAAAGTCCTCACCAACCATTCCAATAATAAGAAAGTAGAAGAGCAGTTCATGGCAGAAGTAGGCACCATAGGAAGAACTTATCATGCCAATCTGGTTAGACTCTATGGCTTCTGCTTTGATCCTTCTTTGATGGCTCTTGTTTATGAGTACATGGAGAATGGATCTCTCAACAAGTTGTTGTTCAACGAAATGAGAGAGATTGAGTGGCAGAAGCTGCATGAGATTGCAATAGGAACCGCAAAAGGTATTGCCTATTTGCACGAGGACTGCCAACAAAGGATTATTCACTACGATATAAAACCTGAAAACATACTTCTTGATAATTCTTTGAATCCCAAGGTTGCAGATTTTGGGTTGGCAAAGTTATGCAATAGAGAGAGCAATGAGGTAACATTAAGTGGGGGTAGAGGAACGCTTGGATACTCTGCCCCGGAGGTGTGGAATCGGAGCCATCCAGTGACACACAAGTGCGATGTATACAGTTTTGGAATTCTGCTATTTGAAATTGTTGGAAGGAGAAGACATTTTGATGATAATCTCAATGAGTCTCGTCAATGGCTTCCAAAATGGACATGGGATATGTACAAGAATAATGAACTTGAATTGATGTTATCTCTTTGTGGGATTGAACAGAAGGATAAAGAGAAGGCAGAGAGGATGGTTGTTGTGGCTCTGCAATGCATTCAACATTCACCTGATGCAAGACCTCTGATGAGTGATGTGGTAAAGATGCTGGAGGGAAGCATGGAAGTATTGCAACAGCCTCAAAATCCATTTGACTATTTGGAATCTAATAGACTCAATATTGCTTTCTTCACTGGAAGTGATGAAGACTCGAGCACACAGTCGTCTGCATTGACAAGACATATTTCTGAGCCAGCTTATCTCGTAACTAGGCATGAAATGGAAATTGAGTTAGCTGCTACTTCTTAG
- the LOC110672931 gene encoding probable nucleolar protein 5-2 — MLVLFETPAGFALFKVLDEGKLSKVEDLSKEFVNADSARKVVKLKAFSKFENTSEALEAATKLLDSTPSKGLRKFLRSHCDGETLAVADSKLGNAIKDKLKIECIHNNAVMELMRGLRSQLTELISGLGAQDLAPMSLGLSHSLSRYKLKFSPDKVDTMIIQAIGLLDDLDKELNTYAMRVREWYGWHFPELAKIIQDNILYAKAVKLMGSRDNAIKLDFSEILPEEIETELKEAAMISMGTEVSDVDLMNIRDLCDQVLSLAEYRAQLYDYLKSRMNTIAPNLTALVGELVGARLIAHGGSLLNLAKQPGSTVQILGAEKALFRALKTKHATPKYGLLFHASLVGQASSKMKGKISRSLAAKAALAIRYDALGDGQDNSMGLENRVKLEARLRNLEGRELGRSAGSAKGKPKIEAYDKDRKKGAEALLSAAKTYNPSADSVLGQTLSSIAGNEEEMVPKRQKTDQAEEAAITGEKKKEKKKKTSEVTALVTNGNGSAAQLESEESVKKEKKKKKKERALIDELKNDVDNVEMGEKKKKKRKHAEQDEAETEMPSKENKRKKKKKSED; from the exons ATGCTTGTTTTGTTTGAGACTCCTGCTGGCTTTGCCCTTTTTAAAGTATTGGATGAAGGGAAGCTCTCTAAAGTCGAG GACTTGTCAAAAGAGTTTGTTAACGCAGACTCGGCCAGAAAG GTAGTGAAGTTGAAAGCTTTTTCCAAATTTGAGAACACATCTGAGGCTTTGGAAGCAGCAACCAAATTGCTTGATAGCACGCCTAGCAAAGGTCTGCGCAAGTTTTTGCGTTCTCACTGTGATGGTGAAACCTTGGCTGTGGCTGATTCAAAGCTTGGAAATGCAATCAAGGATAAATTG AAAATTGAATGCATTCACAACAATGCTGTCATGGAGTTGATGAGAGGTCTGAGAAGTCAGTTGACTGAGCTTATATCTGGTCTAGGTGCACAAGATTTGGCACCAATGAGCTTGGGTTTGTCACACAGCCTGTCTCGATACAAACTAAAGTTCAGTCCTGACAAG GTTGATACAATGATAATTCAAGCAATTGGTTTGCTTGATGATCTTGATAAAGAGCTCAACACATATGCAATGAGGGTCAGAGAATGGTATGGTTGGCATTTTCCAGAGCTTGCTAAGATCATACAAGATAACATCCTTTATGCGAAAGCAGTGAAACTGATGGGTAGTCGCGATAATGCTATAAAACTTGACTTCTCTGAG ATACTTCCAGAAGAGATTGAGACAGAATTGAAGGAGGCAGCTATGATATCCATGGGAACTGAAGTTAGTGATGTAGATTTGATGAACATAAGAGATCTATGTGACCAAGTTCTGTCTCTTGCTGAGTACAGAGCTCAACTATATGACTATTTGAAAAGCAGAATGAACACCATTGCACCAAATTTAACTGCTCTTGTTGGAGAGCTAGTTGGAGCTCGCCTCATTGCCCATGGTGGTAGCTTGTTAAATCTTGCCAAGCAGCCTGGGAGCACAGTTCAGATTCTTGGTGCGGAAAAAGCTCTCTTTAGAGCTCTTAAAACAAAGCATGCAACTCCAAAATATGGGCTTCTTTTCCATGCATCTTTGGTTGGTCAGGCATCCTCGAAGATGAAGGGAAAAATTTCTCGATCACTTGCTGCTAAAGCTGCATTGGCAATTCGATATGATGCTCTTGGAGATGGCCAAGATAACTCTATGGGATTGGAGAACAGGgtgaag CTTGAAGCACGGTTGAGGAATCTTGAAGGGAGGGAATTGGGCCGTTCTGCTGGGTCTGCTAAGGGAAAACCTAAGATAGAAGCTTATGATAAGGATCGTAAGAAGGGGGCCGAGGCACTTTTAAGTGCTGCAAAG ACATACAATCCTTCTGCAGACTCTGTTCTTGGGCAAACACTGAGCTCCATTGCTGGGAATGAGGAAGAAATGGTCCCCAAAAGACAGAAGACTGATCAAGCTGAGGAAGCTGCAATTACAggtgaaaagaagaaggaaaagaagaagaaaactaGCGAGGTGACAGCTTTAGTAACTAATGGAAACGGCAGTGCTGCTCAACTAGAATCTGAGGAATCTGtaaagaaggaaaagaagaaaaagaaaaaagagagagcTCTGATTGATGAGTTAAAAAATGATGTCGACAATGTAGAAATgggagagaagaagaaaaagaagcgaAAGCATGCCGAACAGGATGAAGCGGAAACTGAGATGCCAAGCAAGGAGaataagaggaagaaaaagaagaaaagtgaGGATTAA